A window of the Bactrocera neohumeralis isolate Rockhampton unplaced genomic scaffold, APGP_CSIRO_Bneo_wtdbg2-racon-allhic-juicebox.fasta_v2 cluster09, whole genome shotgun sequence genome harbors these coding sequences:
- the LOC126763966 gene encoding uncharacterized protein LOC126763966, translating into MSSINNYGYEPNSSQIIYQNLHSTDQQSLKNLIAELTMEVRALKTEVKELKEENKINLLKLTEEVIAVKLENRGKPSESQSPEFDQLPFYHKKDLDDFEAQLLQKPELLKKFVCIMLMLILPVTNV; encoded by the exons ATGAGCTCTATAAATAATTATGGATATGAACCTAACAGCAGCCAAATAATAT ATCAAAATCTACACAGCACAGACCAACAgtctcttaaaaatttaatagcgGAGTTGACGATGGAAGTGCGGGCTTTAAAGACAGAAGTGAAGGAGCTAAaggaagaaaacaaaataaatttgttgaagCTGACAGAGGAAGTTATTGCGGTCAAATTGGAAAACAGGGGAAAACCCTCTGAAAGTCAAAGCCCAGAATTCGACCAACTACCATTTTACCATAAGAAGGATCTTGACGATTTCGAAGCACAGCTTTTACAAAAACCAGAGTTGTTGaagaaatttgtatgtataatgcTTATGTTGATTTTACCAGTTACAAATGTATAA